The stretch of DNA GCCTTTGACAATCCCCAGGAGGAGCTGGACGAGGCGATCCGTTCTCTCTTTATCGCCCTGGCCGCCTCGGTTGCCCTTATCTACCTGGTGCTGGCTTTTCAGTTCAATTCCCTGCGCCTGCCCCTGGTCATCCTGGTTACCGTTCCCCTGGGCTTTATCGGGGTTGTGCTGAGTCTGTTTGTGTTTAAATCATCTCTGAATCTGAACTCCCTTCTGGGGACGATCCTGCTGGCCGGGGTGGTGGTAAACAACGCGATTATCATGATCGATTTTTATCTGCGCATATCTTCCCATCATGAATCAAAGACAGACGCCATAACCATTGCTGCGGGGCTGCGTTTCCCGCCCATAATCATTACCATGCTGACCACCATACTGGGGATGCTTCCCCTGGCAATCGGTCTTGGGGAAGGGTCGAATATTGTTCAGCCCCTGGGAATCGCCGTGTCCGGAGGGCTCTTTATCTCAACCCTCTTTACTCTTTTTGTCGTTCCTGCGATTTTGAGTTTTATTCCGAAGGAGCAAAAAGAGACATGATCTTCCTTCTCTCCCTATCCGCTGCCCTGCTTTTTGGAGTAGGCGATTTCTCCGGTGGTTTTGCCTCCCGGCGCCAGCCCGTGGGGGCGGTGCTGTTTACCTCCCAGCTCTTCGGGCTGTTGCTGGTGAGTCTTGTATCGCCCCTCCTGCTCGAGGGAGTACCCAGGGCCGCAGACCTGCTGTGGGGAGCCGCCGCGGGTATCGGCGGGGCCGTTGGTATTCTGTTTCTCTATCACGCCCTGGCCCACACCGTGGTTGCCATCGTCTCTCCCACCGCTGCCCTCGTGGGAGCCCTGCTTCCCCTGGTGTTCGGCCTCCTGATCGGGGATGCCGTCTCGCCGATCGGATGGATCGGTATCGGTCTCATCCTGCCGGCGGTTGTTCTGTTAAGCTATGAACACCTGGAAGCCGGTACCACTGTGGAGGAACGACGGCGGGCCTTCCTTTACGGGATCGGTGCGGGGGCCGGTTTCGGTCTCTTCTTTATTCTGATTGCCCAGACCAGTCCGGCGGCGGGCTTATGGCCCCTGGCGGGAGCAAGGATCACCTCCCTGGCCATGGTTGCCTGCTACAGCATCCTGAGGGGACGCTCGCTGATTGTGCGGGGACAGGGAATCGGTGCGACAATCATGGCCGGTACCTTCGATATGGCCGCCAACATCGCCTTTATGCTGGCGGTCCAGAGCGGGCGGATCATTCTGGTTACCGCTGTAACCTCGGTCTATCCGGCCCCGACGGTGCTGCTTGCCCGGCTTATCAACGGCGAGAAGGTCCACCCCCTGCGCTGGGCCGGGCTTGCCGCGGCGGCCGCGGGGGTAGCCTGCATGGGAATCGGCTAAGCGGTGATTTTACGGGACTTCCTTATCCAGGCGGATAAGAGTGTCCCGTTCCGCCTCGGTGGGAAAAAGATAGTACATCGACATCAGCGAGAGAAGCACCAGGAAGTAGACATCCAGCCTGCTGCCCCCGGAAAGAATAAAAAGGACGAAGCCCAGAACCGCACACATTTCGCACATGGCCGAAGGGGGAATCAGCAGGGCAACGGCGGAAGACCGCCGGGCACGGTGATGATTCTGGTAGATAAGCCATTTTAAAAAAGAAAGCATGATCCCGGGCTCGGGTTTCCTGATTGTTTTTTTCCACAAAAAGGCCAGCACAATCAGCCCTGCGGACAAAAGATAGACCACGGACCGGAATATCGAATAATTTGCGGCAGTCAAAAGAGGTGTAAGCGCGACCCGGATCAGTCCCGACAGCAGCAATTCAGCCACCAGGAGGAAAATAATCGCCGTCACCGGCTGGATTGAAGCCACAAGGCGGCTGATTTTGTATTCACCCTCGTAATCCCGGTTTTCGTAACTCATGCTGCTCCTCTTGATCAATCCTGATATCAGTCCATACTATGGTGTATCCCGGTCTTTCTGCAACAGCAGAGACCGGGATGTTGTCAGTACCCGACCCCTGCGTTCATAACGCTCTCCGGGTCAAAGGCGTGGCAGGGGGTTACTCCGTGGACCGAGCCGCATTGGGTGCAGCTGGCCTCGAAGGTCTCCATTTCAAACTCCTTACCGCACTGTCCGCATTTTACCTGCAGCGGTACCGGCATGAACTGGGAGGAGAATCCCATCATGCGTACCTTGTCTACTATCTGCCGTCCTGTTTCAAAGCTTCCGGAACATCCTTCGTGCATTGCTCTTTCCTTTATATGGTAATCTGGTCCAGGCGTTTACCCGCCCGGAGTTCGCCCCGGAGGGTTTGAATCCTCCTGTCCAGGGCCTCTATCTCGTGCAGTATTCCCCGTTCGCCATCGCTGGTTTCGATGATCGAGGCGATACCGCCGTTCCTGATGATGATCCTCTTGTCGGCCATCAGGGCCAGGATGGGGTCGTGGGTCGCCATCAGGACGATCTTCTCCTCCGACAGCAGCAGCTCCAGGGCCTTTTTCCGGTCGATCCCGGCGTTTTCGATCTCGTCGATCAATACGATGGGAGACTTGCTCAGGATCGCGGTATCGGCGATCATCAGGGCCCGGGACTGTCCGCCGGAGAGGGAGGTGATGGGGGTCTCAGGGCTGAACTGTTCCCCCGCCAGCTCGTTTGCCCTGGCGATGATCTTCTCCGTTACCTCGTCGGTGTTCTCTATGAGTCTGCTCTCCGCGTGGAGGGTAACGAACTCCCGGACCGTCAGGTCCATTACAAAGTTCATGTTCTGACTGAGCTGTGCCACCAGCTTGTCGGAGGTGGAAAAACGCCACTTTTTATCCGGCTCAGTACCGTTGACCAGGACCTGTCTGCCCGTCGGCGTGTCCCGCTGGGCCATCCACTCGATGTCCGCCAGAAGACGGCTTTTTCCCGAGCCCGTGGGGCCGACTATGGAGACAATCTCTCCCGGCCGTATTTCCAGGGCCTCGAAACCCTCGGGTTCTCCGCTCTTGGTGGTCCCCGGCAGAATGCTTACGCTCCGGACACGGGTCCCGCTGTTCAGGCCCAGGAACTCCAGCATCTGTTCTATGTAGGCCCTGGCGCCGGATACGGTTTCATCGACGTCGATGGCCTTGTCTTCCCTGAACTCATCTTCCAGGGAGTGGAGGTACTCCTTTAAGGGGAGCTGTTCCCTGGGAGAGTACTCCAGCCCCGCGGAGGAAAAGTAGGAGTCTATAAAGGGGTATTCTTCGAGAAGTGCCGCTACCGGCAGGGTCTCGATGTCGCGCTTAATTTTGCTCATGCTGGTTCTCCAGTTTGATTTTCCGTACGTTTCCCATCTGGAACTGTTCGCCAATGCGCGTCTCTCCCAGGCAGTAGGAACAGAGGGCCGAGGGCATGGGAAAGCGCAATTCCTTCCCCTTGACGGAATCGATCTCGTTGTCGCTGTCGTGCATAAGGGTGCTCAGTTCGAAGGCCCCCTGTCCGGTGAGGCCGTTTACATGGATAATCGTCGCCCGGGGATTCACCATGCCCACGCGGCTGGCGAAGACCTCCCGCTCGGCCTGGGAGACGATATCCCCCTTGGTAATGACCACGATGTCTGCGCTCTTGAGCATGGGACCGATCTTTTTGGGGGTGTTGATGCCGCTCAGGTTGTCGATCACGCAGATCGCCCGGATCTCCTTGATGTAGGGGGAACAGCGGTTGCAGAGCCCGGCTGATTCGCTGATCAGGATGTCCAGACCCTCACGGATTCCCCACTGGGTAACCTCTTCGATGTTACTGACGAAGTAGTGGTCCGGACAGAGGCTGCCGGATAACCCCTTTTGCACGGGAATTCCCGCCTTCGCGTAGAGCTGATCATCCTCGGTTGAGAGGCAGTCGAATTTGGCAACGCCGATCTTGAAGCCCTTCCGCCTGAGGGATTCGGCGGTCTTGAGGATGACCGCTGTTTTTCCCGATGACGGGGGGCCGGAAACGGTTATCAGGTTCATGCGCTCTCCTCCGTCATGGCAGCCAGGCTGCTGGTCCGGTTGAAGATTTCTTCGCTTACAGCGATCTCCCGGCTCAGGTCGTGGGATTTGATGTAGTCCCAGCCCAGCCACATGAAGGGGGTTCCCTCAGCCAGCCGGTTGTCGACATCCGGGTTCAGGGAGGGGAAGAGTCCCTGGTGGGCCAGGACCTCGCCGATCTTTTGGGATCCGAAGAAGTCGACCACCGGTTTGAGATCCTTCTCCTTGCCCCGTTTGCTGAGCATGAAGATGGGGCTTACAATGGCTCCGTCCTCGGGCCAGACCGCCTGCATGGGCCCGCCTTCCCGCACGGTTTTGGTAAAGAAGTAAGGCATGATGGTGACCGCGGGCCGGGCGTTCTTCATGCGGTCGCTCTTGACCATCTGGGAGGGGTGCAGGGCCTGGAGCATGACACGGCCGAGCTCCTCCACCCCGGCATCGCCGTAGCGGCTGCGGAGGGTGAGCAGAATGGCGTTAAAGAGGTCGAAATCTCCCACCGGCAGGGAGACGGACTGACCGAAGTCGCCGCTCAGGAGTTCCTTCCAGCTCCGCGGTACAGGACGTCCCGCAAGCTCCTGGGTGTTTACCAGGAATACCGCCGGGACCGCGGCGATTATGGAGTAGACACCTGCGGGATCCTTAAGGTCGAGGCCGGCGAAGGCGGGATTCTCGCCCTTCCAGTCCAGCAGGTCCGTAAAGGCGTTCTGCTCCCGGAGGCGTCCGATGCGCTGGCGGTCGAAGAAGAGGTCGAAGCCGGCGGAGATAAAGATATCCGGCAGGGACTCGATGGAGGTGGAACTGTCGATGTGTTCCTCCACCCACTGGGTGCCCACGCTGGCGGCCTTCAGTTCCGCCTCGATTGCCCTGCCATGCTGCCTCCGGTAGGCGCTGCTGAAGTTGTTGAACTCCTCGAGGATGGGAATCCGCACCGGGCAGGGGAGGAGTCCGGTCATGCTGACCGACTCTTCCTGCCCGTTCTGCGGCGTCCCGCTCAGGCTAAGGTCAGCTCCGTCACGGTGCTCAGCGATCGCCTCGTTCAGGAGACTAACGAAGAGCTCTGAATTGATTTTCCGTATCTCCAGGGCCGTTTTCAGGGAGACCAGCTTGCCGTATCCGGCGCGCTGAGAATATTCGGCCATCCGGGGAAAGCCCCGGGCAACGAAGATATCCACGGTTTCGGGATATTTTTCCGTGATGGTGTAGATGGTATCGTTTATATCAATGTAGTTCATGCTGGAACCTCGCTTTCATGATCAATACAGTAATATAATACAGAAGAGACTTCGGTAACATAGGATACGAAAAAGGATCATTATATGAAGTTGCTGGTAAAAACCTTGACCTCGAGTTAAAGTGCCGGTACTCTGGTTCTGCGATATTCCTCGCATTAAAGGCGGCAGTCATGAAACTGATGGTTTTTGTCTTGAACCGCGAAGAACTCCTGGAACAGGTGCTGGAGGCTTATGCCGAGGTGGGAATACCCGGGGGAACGATCCTGGATTCCGAAGGGATGGGACGCTTTCTTACCTACGAGGTCCCCCTGTTTGCCGGCTTCAAGGAGTTCATGAAGGGGAACAAGCCCTACAATAAAACGATTTTTTCCGTCATCCGGGACGAAAGCCTGATTCCCAGGTTTCACAAGCTGCTGACGGAGGTCTGCGGGGATCTGCGTGATCCCGGCACCGGTATTCTGTTTACTGTCCCGGTCGACTGGGCCGCAGGACTGGCGGAGGAGGAGTAATGGCAATAAATATTAGCGAACTGCTGAATCCGGCCTGTATCGAACTGGATCTCTCGGCGAAAAAGAAACCCGATATCCTGCGGGAGCTCAGCTCCGTGCTGGCCCGCTGCGGGGACGTGGGGAACCAGGACAAGCTCTACAAGGAGCTTCTAAAGCGGGAAAAGATGACCAGTACCGGAATCGGGAGCGGCATCGCCATTCCCCACTGCCTCTCGTCCCAGGTAAAGGAGATGCACGTCGCCTTCGGGCGCAAACTCGAAGGCGCCAAATTCGACGCTGTGGACAATCAGCCGGTCAGCCTCTTTTTTCTGCTTGCAGGTCCGGAGGGCGCCCATTCCAGGCATCTCCAGATACTGAGCAGACTGGCCCGCTACCTTCACGATCCGGCCTTCTGTCAGGAGCTTCATACCGCCTCGTCCCCTGAGGAGGTCATTGCCGCTTTCAGGCGCAAGGAATCGGAATGAGACTCGAGACCCGCTGGGCCCTTGTCAGGTTTCTCATTACCTTTCTGTCCCTTTTCCCGGGCTGGATGCTGTTTACCTGGTCTCTGGATCCCGGTTCTCTCGTGGCGGGAATTGTATCCAGCCTGGTGGTGGCCTGGTTTACCTATTCCATCTTCGTGGACGAGTCCGAAGCCGCCCGCAGGGCCCATCTTCCGCGGCCGCACTACTTTATCGTCTACCTGGTTGTCCTGGTTTTCAACATGTATGTGGCAAGCTTCCAGGTCCTCTGGCAGATCCTCCGGGGAAAGATCAACCCCGGGATCGTACATTTCCGGACAAGGCTGAAAACCGACATAGCCAGAGTCGCCCTGACCAGCTCCATTACCCTGACCCCGGGCACCATAACCCTGGATCTGACGGACGACCACCTGGTCGTGCACTGGCTCGATGCACGGACAACCCACTCCCGCTATGCCGGTGAGCTGATCAAGGGCATCTACGAAAAACTCCTGAGACGCATATGGCTCTGATGCTGGAAATTACAATCTACTTTCTCGTCGCCTCCAGCGTAATCAGTCTGGTCCGGGTTGTAATCGGCCCCACCGTGGCGGACCGCATGATCGGACTGAACCTGGTGGCTTCCCAGATCCTTACCCTGCTGGTTCTCGTTTCGGTGGCCCTGGAGCGCTCCATTTACCTGGATGTCGCTCTGGTCTACGATATCTTCGGCTTTATCGGCATCCTGCTCATGACCCGTTACTTTTCCGGGAAAAAGGGGGAGATATGACCATTGCGGCGGCGATCTTTTTCGGACTGGGGATCATTTTCAATCTCATGGGAAACATCGGCGTACTGGTTTTTCCCGATGTCTATACCCGCCTGCAGGCCTCGTCGACCTGCGCCACCACCTCGGTACTCTCCTTTTTTATCGGCTGCATGTTCATTGCCGGCTGGGGGCCCATGACAGGGCGGCTTATTGTAATAACCATCTTCTTCTTTGTTACCAACCCCATCTCCGCCCACATAATAGCCCGTTTCGCCTGGCAGAACGGGATCGTTCCCTGGCGTCAGAGTTACACAAAACGGCGGGAACTGGGAGGAGATGATGATTGAGGTTCTGCTGGCGTTAATGCTGATTACCGCGGTAATCTCCCTCCAGGTACGGGACATGCTGGCGGCGGTCCTTACCTTGAGCGTCTTGAGCCTCCTCAGCTGCCTGGTTTTTTTTCTCTTCCATGCGCCGGACGTCGCTCTTACGGAGGCTGCCGTGGGAACCGGGGTAGGGACGGTGGTGATGATCTGGATCGTCTACAAGACCGAGAGGCGGGATGAGACATGAAGAGGAAGCACTGGCTCATGTTCGCTGAAATACTTGTTCTTTCCCTGACCGCACTTTTTCTTTTTACTGCCCTTAAGGGGGAGCACCCGGTATCTTCCGGAATCCGGGACTATATCGTCGCGAACGGAAGCCGGGAGACCGGGGCTCTGAACCTGGTGACCGCTATTTACCTGGGCTACCGGGCCTTCGACACCCTGGGTGAGACAATCGTCCTGCTCCTGGCAGTTTCGGGGGTAATCTACTTTACCGATTTTTCCGCCGAAGGAGGGAGAGAAAGTGAAGAAGACGACCATACTTGACCTGGTGGCCCGCAAGCTTGCTCCCTTCATGCTGCTCTTCGGGTTCTATCTGCTGACCTACGGACACCTCTCCCCGGGCGGGGGGTTTCAGGGAGGCGTTGTTATCGCCTCCGGTGTTATCCTGCTGGCCATCAGCCGTGGGGTGGAAGCCGCGGAGTCCCTCTTTCCGGTTCTTGCCCTCACCAAGGCTGAAGCTTTTGCTTTTTTTCTCCTCCTGGCCGCGGGACTTGCCGGGGTGGTCGCAGGTATCGGCTTTCTCGGGAATCCCGTTGTCCGGGCGGATGTGCAGGCCGTTCCCCGGGCTGGAATGATCCTGCTTTTCAATGTGCTGATCGGCATCAAGGTCGGCGCCGGAGTCAGCCTGATCTGCATGCACCTGTTCAGGGAGGAGTAATGGTCTGGTTTCTTATCGGCGCAATCTTTCTCGTCGGTCTCTGGGGCATCATGAACAAGGCGAACATGATCAAAAAGGTAATGGCCCTGAGTATTGCCAACAGTGCTGTCATTCTGCTCTTTATCTATTACGGCTCCTTTTCCGGTGATACAGCGCCCATCGAGGGAACTTCGGCCCGGATGGTGGACCCCCTGCCGCAGGCTCTGATGCTGACGGCAATAGTGGTCGGAATCTGCGTGGTAGCCCTGGCCCTGGTCCTGGTCTACCGCTTATATCTTAAGTTCGGGACTCTGGATATGCGGCGAATAGAAAAGAAGGCCTGGGAACTGCATGACTGAAAACCTGATAATCTGGATCCTTGTTTCTCCCCTTTTCGGCGGGGCCCTGGCTCTTTTCGGAAAGATCTTCAAAAGAGCGGAAGGATTTTTCTGTCTGCTTTCTGTTCTCAGTTTTGCGGGACCGATCTTTTCTCTGCTGCATCTGCTGGAACCGGTGGCCGGAGGGGCCGCTCTGTTCTACCCCCTGGGGGGCTGGGCGGAGCCCTATGGTATCAGTCTGGTGCTGGACGGTTTTGCCTGGATTTCCGCGGCCCTTATCAGCCTGATTACACCCCTGATCGCCCTCTTTGCCCTGGGAAACAGAAAATACGGAGCCCGTTTCTTCTTCTTTTTAATGCTTCTTTCCGGCGGTATGTACGGGGTCGCCCTGACGGGGGACCTCTTTACCATGTTCGTGGGCTTCGAGATCATCGCTATTTCCGCCTATGTGCTGATAGCCTGGGAGGGTACCCCAACGGGTCTGGTGGCGAGTTTCAAGTACCTGATGCTCAGTACCACGGGGATCCTCTTTTTTCTGTTCGGCATATTCCTGATCTACCGGGACCTGGGGGTCCTCTCCATAGACAGAATCTCGACCCTGCTCCAGAGCGCCGGCGGGGTTCGGAACACCCCTACCATGCACCTTGCCCTGGCCTCCCTTTGTGTGGGAATCGGGGTGCGAACTGCCTTTATCCCTTTTCATACCTGGCTTCCCGAGGCCCATGCCTATGCGCCCCATCCGGTATCGGCCCTGCTTTCCGGGGTGCTTATAAAGGTCTCCTTTTTCGCCATGGTTCGGATCCTTCTGGAATTCGGCGGTTCCTATATGTGGGAGCTGCTTCTCTGGATCGGGGCTGTTACCGCCATCAGCGCCGTTGTTAGTGCGCTGGCCCAGAGCGATGCCAAGCGCCTTCTGGCTTACCACTCCATATCCCAGATGGGATACATCCTGGCTGTCTTCGGTGCGGGATCCTCCTTTGCCCTCAGCGCCTCGTTTTTCCATGCCCTGAACCATGCTCTTTTCAAGAGCCTTCTTTTTCTTACCGTCGGGACCGCGGTGGGCTTAAGGGGGGTACGGAACCTCTATAAAATTTCGGCCCTGGGCCGCAGGATTCCCCTTTTCGGGCTGGCCTTTTTTGTGGGGGCTCTTTCGATATCAGGAATTCCCCCTTTTAACGGCTTCGCCAGCAAAGCCTATATATCCTCCGGAATGAGCGGGTCACCGGCTTATGTGCTTCTATGGATAACCAGTTTTCTTACCATCGCAAGCTTTGTCAAACTCAGCAGGATCTACTTTCCCGGACCAAAGGAGCCGTTCCCCGCGGTCCAGCCGGATACGGTACTGGTTCGGGATTATCTTCCCGGCAAACTGGAGCATCTGGTGGTCATTGTGCTGGCCCTTCTCTGTCTGGGAAGCGGGGTCTTTGGCGTCCAGGTGGCCGGTTTCCTGAATGTTATGCTCTATCATGAGGAGTTGAGTTACACAGTATCCCTCTTCGGCTGGAAAAAGATGCTCTCCCTGCTGCCGGCGGTAATTCTGGGTTTCGCGGCCTTTCGTCTGGTGACAACTTCATGGGGAAAAGGCCTCTCCGCCCGGCTCAAGGCGCTTGCCCCGGACCTGCATACGGTGCTGATTTTCTTTTTTATCGGTCTTCTTGCCTTTGCGGCGGTGGCTTACTGATGAAAAAAATGGATTTTCTGATATTTGTGAGTATACTAGAGAAAGTATGCATCATGGGTTTCCGCATCCAGGAGTACGATCTTTATTAACTCTTCTCATTTCTATCTCCTGGATACTGCTGTTCTCTCCGCAGCTGAATGGGGAGACCATGGTGCTCCACCGCTTTTATTCGGAACAGCGGGAGACGGAAATAGAAGAACTTCTCTATCTCGCCGCCGGAGTGGAGCTTACCGGCGCGGGTCTTTCCAGCAGCCGGAGTGCCGAGAATCCCGACTATATCCTGCATACCCGTTATCGGCGTGACGGGGAGAATCTTATCCTCCAGTATAAGCTCTCCCGGAAGGGATTCAGGAGAGGATCAGAGGAAAGTCTTGCAGAAACCGGGATCAATCTGCGGATAAATCACTATTTTGATCAGATAATCGCTTCTACCGTCAACTATCTGCTCAACACTGCCGAAATAGAACGCCACAGTTCTCCGGAAGCCAGGATTGAAGGAATTCTTCCGGAAAACCCTGAATCCGGGGGTACGGAAACAGTTCTCCGGGAGAAACCATCAGAAAAGGATATCGACAGTAAAGCGGAGCAAAGAACAGAGAAAGCCGCAGGAAACAGGGCTTCCCCGGAAGGCTCAACAGTAACGGGAAATCCCGCTTCAGAAAAAAGCTCTGGTCCCGGAATCTACGGCAGCGCCGGAACCGGAGCTCTTATGCTCCTGGGCGAGATCACCGAATATTTTCATTACGGCCTGGCGGGAACAGTTTCCGCCGGACTGGAGTGGCCGAGTCCGAAAAGAACAGTACAACTGGGAGCCCGGGTCAACCTGATCAGGGTCTTCAATGATCAGCAGACCAACGGAGCACCCCTCTACTTTACTACCGCCGGGGTCAACCTTGTTCTTGGAAGCAGTCCGGAGCAGTCAAACCTTTTTTTTGCCGGGATCACCGGCGGCGCCGCCCTCATCAGCGTTGCTGATTTAGATGGCATCATGACCAAGACAGTGCCTTATGCCGAGGGAAACCTGGCAATGAGGGTGCCCCTGGGCGCACGGCTCTACCTGAAGCCCGACCTGGCTCTGCTCTGTATCTTTGACGATGACCTTCTGATAAGCGGGATTCTGCCGTCCCTCGCTGCAGGGCTGGAGTTTTAACATGCTGAAGAGATTATTCCTTCTGATCATGATGTCGTTCTTCTTTTTTCTTGGAGGCTGCGACGAGTACGCCCTGCTGGAACAGTATCAGCTCGATGTGGAAGTAGCAGACTGGATTCCTGTTCCGGAGAATTTTTCTGTCAGCAGTAGTGGCAGCAGAAATATTTCCATAAACTGGTCATATCCCGATACCTCCCTGATCGACGGTTTCCGGATCGCACGTATGGATACTGCCGGGGGATCAACAATTATCGCGGATGAAGGTCAGCTTGGTAGCAATGAGACCTCGTATGTGGATACTGGTCTGGCGCCAAATGTCTGGTATATTTACTATATGTATGCCGTATCCGGAACGTATCGCTCCTATGCAACTGAACCTAAAAGTGGTTTTTCAAATCCTTGATTATCTCTCGACTCAGTCTTCAACGATCTGTTCCAGAATTCTCTCCATCTCAGTGTACGCCTCCCGGCGTCCTGAAAGACGTTCCTGCAGGCCATAGTTGGAAAAGAAGCGGTCCGCCGAGTCCAGCAGGCCCGGGTATTCGGAGCGTACCCGGGGAGAGGCAATCAGGGCCCGCAGCAGCGCCCTGGTACTCAGGTCCTCCATTCTGAGGGCCCTGCTGTTCGCTGCAAGCTGCTCTTTCTCCCGTATCTGCCGCAGCGCGGCAGCCAGGTTGTTCCGGAGCTGCCGTTGATCCAGCTCCAATTGAAGATTTTCCTGCTCCAGGCTCTTGATTTGTCGTATCAGTGTACTGTTTTGCGAGGGGGGGGCTTGTTCCCGAGCGTCCGGCACTGTTTCCGAGTCCAGTATTGGAGCGGAGGCGGGAGCGGACATATCCTCCATTCGCCGGGATATAATCTCTTCCCGCTCGGCTTCCGCGGATTTAAGAAGTTTTTCCAGTTCCTTCAGCTCTTCGCCGGATTGGCCGCTGCTTTTCAGTTCTTCGTACTGCTTTCGCAGGGCGATAATCTCCTCTTCCTTTTCCCGGAGCTGCCGATCCGTCTGGGCTTTGAGGGTCTTGAGGAGCTGCCACTCACTGGTCAGAAAGCGGTTCTCCCGCAGGGTCACCGCCCGTATCTGGTTCTCCGCCTCGCTGTGCATGATCCAGATGAATCCTGCAGTCAGGGCAATCAGAAGGCTGTTTACAATTAAGGGCAAGAAGAGCTGGTTCCGCCGGATTTTCGGCTTCATGTTTTGATGATTATCCTGCATATGCCTTACTGTGTATTCAGTCTATCATTTAGCATCGGCAAATGCTATGGTACTGCCATGCTGAACAGGAACCGCCTGCGCATTCGCCTGATTGTCCTGATTATCCCCCTGGTTGTGGCTGTAATCCTTGGCAGCGGCATCTTCGCTTCCCTGGAGGCCCGAAAGGCCCTCGTCCGTGTCGTTAATCGTCACATGGTCTATAAAGCAGAACAGCTCAGGGATTATGTTACCAGCGAATGGGGTATCCTCAACGAGCTGGACCTCGATGCACAGCAGGAATACCGGATCATCGCCGAAGAGTCCCTCAAATCCTATGCTGTATCTCTGCTGCGGGGAAAGACGGAAAACATTATCGCCTTCGATGGAGACGGCAATGTCCAGATGAGGATCGGGTACGGTGATTTTCCTGACCCCGAGCCATGGAGCGGTGCTCAGAATTATGAATCTTTACACCAGGGCTGGTTTTCCGGAACGCTCCACGGAGAAAAGCGGGTGGGGGTTGCCTTCGATCTGGAGGCCTTCGGCTGGACCGTGCTGATCAGCGAGGGGGAGGAGGCCTATTTTACGGAAATTCAGGAGATCCGCTATACCTATTTCTGGATTCTGGCTTCCACTATTGTTCTTATCAGTATTCTTATCGCCGTCTACCTGGGATACATCATTCGTCCGGTGGAGCATCTTACTCAGACGATGCAGCATATAAGCAGCTCCCAGGATCTGTCCATGCGGGCACAGATCGAGTCCACCGACGAGATAGGTTTTCTGGCTGACCGATTCAACTCCATGATTTCCTCCATGCAGAGGAGCTATATGGATCTGCAGCATGCCCGGGATGCGGAGGAGTCATCAAGAAAGACAGCAGTCCAGCGTGAACTGGAGACCCTCAATCTGCTGGGAAGGGTCTCGGATTTTCGGGACGAGGATACCGGGGAGCACCTGAGGCGTATTGGTTCTTTTTCCGCTCTTTTTTCCCGCCTCCTGGGGCAGACCGGGAGGGAGCAGGATCTCATTTTTTACAGCGCTCCCCTTCACGATATCGGGAAAATCGGGATTCCCGATTCAATCCTGCTGAAACCCGGACGGCTTACCGACGAAGAGTTTGAACAGATGAAGCTTCATACTCTTTTCGGCTACAACATACTCAAGGATGCCGAGAGTGAGTA from Marispirochaeta aestuarii encodes:
- a CDS encoding hydrogenase subunit MbhD domain-containing protein; translated protein: MIEVLLALMLITAVISLQVRDMLAAVLTLSVLSLLSCLVFFLFHAPDVALTEAAVGTGVGTVVMIWIVYKTERRDET
- the mbhE gene encoding hydrogen gas-evolving membrane-bound hydrogenase subunit E, translating into MKRKHWLMFAEILVLSLTALFLFTALKGEHPVSSGIRDYIVANGSRETGALNLVTAIYLGYRAFDTLGETIVLLLAVSGVIYFTDFSAEGGRESEEDDHT
- a CDS encoding MnhB domain-containing protein is translated as MKKTTILDLVARKLAPFMLLFGFYLLTYGHLSPGGGFQGGVVIASGVILLAISRGVEAAESLFPVLALTKAEAFAFFLLLAAGLAGVVAGIGFLGNPVVRADVQAVPRAGMILLFNVLIGIKVGAGVSLICMHLFREE
- a CDS encoding sodium:proton antiporter, which codes for MVWFLIGAIFLVGLWGIMNKANMIKKVMALSIANSAVILLFIYYGSFSGDTAPIEGTSARMVDPLPQALMLTAIVVGICVVALALVLVYRLYLKFGTLDMRRIEKKAWELHD
- a CDS encoding complex I subunit 5 family protein — its product is MTENLIIWILVSPLFGGALALFGKIFKRAEGFFCLLSVLSFAGPIFSLLHLLEPVAGGAALFYPLGGWAEPYGISLVLDGFAWISAALISLITPLIALFALGNRKYGARFFFFLMLLSGGMYGVALTGDLFTMFVGFEIIAISAYVLIAWEGTPTGLVASFKYLMLSTTGILFFLFGIFLIYRDLGVLSIDRISTLLQSAGGVRNTPTMHLALASLCVGIGVRTAFIPFHTWLPEAHAYAPHPVSALLSGVLIKVSFFAMVRILLEFGGSYMWELLLWIGAVTAISAVVSALAQSDAKRLLAYHSISQMGYILAVFGAGSSFALSASFFHALNHALFKSLLFLTVGTAVGLRGVRNLYKISALGRRIPLFGLAFFVGALSISGIPPFNGFASKAYISSGMSGSPAYVLLWITSFLTIASFVKLSRIYFPGPKEPFPAVQPDTVLVRDYLPGKLEHLVVIVLALLCLGSGVFGVQVAGFLNVMLYHEELSYTVSLFGWKKMLSLLPAVILGFAAFRLVTTSWGKGLSARLKALAPDLHTVLIFFFIGLLAFAAVAY
- a CDS encoding fibronectin type III domain-containing protein; its protein translation is MLKRLFLLIMMSFFFFLGGCDEYALLEQYQLDVEVADWIPVPENFSVSSSGSRNISINWSYPDTSLIDGFRIARMDTAGGSTIIADEGQLGSNETSYVDTGLAPNVWYIYYMYAVSGTYRSYATEPKSGFSNP
- a CDS encoding HD domain-containing phosphohydrolase, with the protein product MLNRNRLRIRLIVLIIPLVVAVILGSGIFASLEARKALVRVVNRHMVYKAEQLRDYVTSEWGILNELDLDAQQEYRIIAEESLKSYAVSLLRGKTENIIAFDGDGNVQMRIGYGDFPDPEPWSGAQNYESLHQGWFSGTLHGEKRVGVAFDLEAFGWTVLISEGEEAYFTEIQEIRYTYFWILASTIVLISILIAVYLGYIIRPVEHLTQTMQHISSSQDLSMRAQIESTDEIGFLADRFNSMISSMQRSYMDLQHARDAEESSRKTAVQRELETLNLLGRVSDFRDEDTGEHLRRIGSFSALFSRLLGQTGREQDLIFYSAPLHDIGKIGIPDSILLKPGRLTDEEFEQMKLHTLFGYNILKDAESEYLSLGARIALTHHEKWNGSGYPEGLAGEDIPLPGRIVALVDVFDALISERPYKRAWPPEDAFALILEQRGKHFDPALVDLFEKNFPAFRTMLGLPDFSLES